The bacterium genome includes a region encoding these proteins:
- a CDS encoding class I SAM-dependent methyltransferase, with protein MLENKLILDAGCGTGWFTKAIIDRSGKVIAIDIGERLVKITKEKNSMAHGVVGSILAMPFKENAFGYVISSDVIEHTSNPLQATRELVRVLKKWDYLYHCSQ; from the coding sequence ATATTAGAGAATAAACTTATTCTCGATGCCGGTTGCGGTACCGGGTGGTTTACGAAAGCGATAATAGATAGATCCGGAAAAGTAATTGCAATTGATATTGGTGAACGACTCGTTAAGATAACAAAAGAAAAAAATTCAATGGCTCACGGTGTGGTTGGTTCAATTCTCGCGATGCCTTTTAAGGAAAATGCATTTGGATATGTTATTTCTTCTGATGTTATCGAACATACTTCCAACCCGCTACAAGCTACTCGGGAACTGGTTCGTGTCTTAAAAAAATGGGATTATTTGTATCACTGTTCCC